A genomic stretch from Desulfotignum balticum DSM 7044 includes:
- a CDS encoding 2Fe-2S iron-sulfur cluster-binding protein, producing the protein MGDIQFEIDGQTVTAVPGMTVLEVARKHGIYIPTLCHHEKLEPFGGCRLCIVEVEDRGWTKYVVSCVFPAAGGIIVRTRSEKVDRLRKTILELLMAHAPDAPQLVELAKVYGADPNRYESDPSFCIHCGLCVRYCAEVAGKNAIGFVDRGINKEISFVPEIAAQYCNDCKACFPLCPTSYLQAAFVYAQAMTCSTS; encoded by the coding sequence ATGGGTGATATACAATTTGAAATCGATGGACAGACCGTGACAGCGGTTCCGGGCATGACTGTTCTGGAAGTGGCCCGGAAACACGGGATATATATCCCCACTTTGTGCCATCATGAAAAACTGGAGCCGTTCGGCGGTTGCCGGCTGTGTATCGTGGAAGTGGAGGACCGGGGCTGGACCAAGTATGTGGTGTCCTGCGTATTCCCGGCAGCCGGCGGCATCATTGTCAGAACCCGGTCTGAAAAAGTGGACCGGCTGCGTAAAACGATCCTTGAGCTGCTCATGGCCCATGCACCGGATGCGCCTCAGTTGGTAGAACTGGCAAAAGTTTACGGGGCAGACCCCAACCGGTATGAAAGCGATCCTTCTTTTTGCATCCATTGCGGCCTGTGCGTGCGGTATTGTGCGGAAGTGGCCGGCAAAAATGCCATCGGATTCGTGGACCGGGGCATCAACAAAGAGATCAGTTTTGTACCGGAAATTGCGGCCCAATACTGCAATGACTGCAAGGCGTGCTTTCCTTTGTGCCCCACCTCCTATCTCCAGGCCGCATTTGTCTATGCCCAGGCCATGACGTGTTCAACATCCTGA
- a CDS encoding NADH-quinone oxidoreductase subunit NuoF, producing MARLETPEALESFRQEILSRRDPDSPCVSICAGAGCVASGADEVIAVFEKEIEAKGLSATVSTKGTGCPGFCEQGPVVVIYPEEICYLQVQAKDVPEIVAQTIENKQVVERLCYKDPATGERAVKESDIPFYRSQQRTVLCNNIKIDSKRIEDYLALGGYAALAKALGQMTDLEVLEEVKKSNIRGRGGAGFPAGRKWEGSRNAKEPIKYVIVNADEGDPGAFMDRALLEGNPHSILEGLILGGYAVGAHEGYFYVRQEYPLAVKNIHLAIQQAEHYGLLGENILGSGFDFKVIVHQGAGAFVCGESTALMTSLEGKAGEPRPKYVRSNVKGLWERPSVLNNVETWANIPLIIDKGADWFTSVGTDSSKGTKIFSLVGKITNTGLVEVPMGMTLREIIYDIGGGIPNNKKFKAVQTGGPSGGCIPEHLLDLQVGFDELTKAGSMMGSGGMIVMDEDTCMVDVARYFIAFLTDESCGKCVPCREGLRQMHRILTNITQGKGKQGDIELLEELAETAVEASLCALGKSAPNPFLSTLKYFREEYEAHINDKRCPALACKELINFYIDPDRCTGCGTCRKQCPADAINGDKNLIHIIDQDKCTRCGTCFEVCPPKFSSVVKLSGEPVPDPVPEEERTIRKKTKEKG from the coding sequence ATGGCACGGTTAGAAACGCCGGAAGCGTTGGAAAGTTTTCGGCAGGAGATATTGTCCCGAAGAGATCCTGACAGCCCCTGTGTGTCCATTTGTGCGGGTGCCGGGTGTGTGGCATCGGGTGCGGATGAAGTCATTGCCGTATTTGAAAAGGAGATCGAGGCAAAAGGGTTGTCCGCCACAGTGTCCACCAAAGGAACGGGATGCCCGGGATTCTGTGAACAGGGCCCCGTGGTGGTGATCTATCCCGAAGAGATCTGTTATCTTCAGGTGCAGGCCAAAGATGTGCCCGAGATCGTGGCACAGACCATTGAAAACAAACAGGTGGTGGAACGGTTGTGCTACAAAGACCCGGCCACAGGGGAACGGGCCGTCAAGGAATCGGATATTCCGTTTTACCGGTCCCAGCAGCGCACGGTGTTATGCAACAACATCAAAATCGATTCCAAGCGCATTGAAGATTACCTGGCTTTGGGCGGATATGCGGCCCTGGCCAAGGCCCTGGGTCAGATGACCGATCTGGAAGTACTGGAAGAGGTGAAAAAATCCAATATCCGGGGCCGGGGCGGGGCCGGGTTTCCGGCCGGCCGAAAATGGGAAGGTTCCAGAAATGCAAAAGAGCCCATCAAATATGTGATCGTGAATGCGGATGAAGGTGATCCCGGCGCGTTCATGGACCGGGCCCTTCTGGAGGGCAATCCCCATTCCATCCTGGAAGGACTGATTTTAGGCGGATATGCCGTCGGCGCCCATGAAGGGTATTTTTATGTGCGACAGGAATATCCGCTGGCCGTGAAAAACATTCATCTGGCCATCCAGCAGGCGGAACATTACGGGCTTTTGGGAGAGAACATTCTGGGGTCCGGCTTTGACTTCAAGGTGATCGTGCACCAGGGGGCCGGGGCGTTTGTGTGCGGAGAATCCACGGCCCTGATGACGTCTCTGGAAGGCAAGGCCGGAGAACCCCGGCCCAAGTATGTCCGGTCCAATGTCAAAGGATTGTGGGAACGGCCGTCGGTTTTGAACAACGTGGAAACCTGGGCCAACATCCCCTTGATCATCGACAAAGGAGCGGACTGGTTCACCTCCGTGGGCACGGACAGCTCCAAAGGCACCAAGATCTTTTCCCTGGTGGGAAAAATCACCAACACCGGTCTGGTGGAAGTGCCCATGGGCATGACATTACGAGAAATCATCTATGATATCGGCGGCGGGATTCCCAACAACAAGAAATTCAAGGCCGTTCAGACGGGCGGACCCTCCGGGGGCTGTATCCCGGAACACCTGCTGGACCTGCAGGTGGGGTTTGACGAACTCACCAAGGCCGGGTCCATGATGGGATCCGGCGGCATGATCGTCATGGACGAGGACACCTGCATGGTGGACGTGGCCAGATATTTTATCGCGTTTCTCACGGATGAATCCTGCGGCAAGTGCGTGCCCTGCAGAGAAGGGCTGCGCCAGATGCACCGGATTTTGACCAATATCACCCAGGGCAAAGGCAAACAAGGCGATATCGAACTGCTGGAGGAACTGGCGGAAACCGCCGTGGAAGCGTCCTTGTGCGCCCTGGGAAAAAGTGCGCCCAATCCGTTTTTAAGTACGTTGAAATATTTCAGAGAAGAATATGAGGCACATATCAACGACAAACGGTGTCCGGCCCTGGCCTGCAAGGAATTGATCAATTTTTACATTGATCCGGACAGATGCACAGGCTGCGGCACCTGCCGCAAGCAGTGCCCGGCTGATGCCATAAACGGAGACAAGAACCTGATCCACATCATTGATCAGGATAAATGCACCCGGTGCGGCACCTGTTTTGAGGTGTGTCCGCCGAAATTTTCTTCCGTGGTCAAACTCTCAGGTGAACCCGTGCCGGACCCCGTGCCCGAAGAAGAGCGCACCATCCGGAAAAAAACGAAAGAGAAAGGATAG
- a CDS encoding molybdopterin molybdotransferase MoeA has protein sequence MTDLKKAQHLILKSTPVLGKESVPVLDALKRVLVQDITAMEALPAADISALDGYAVRYADLFPGASPNTHPIWIAGESRAGSPYDRTVNENQAIRITTGALIPDGADTIIKQEDAIEEAGALICIRRPGYGEGIRFRGESMQKGDVILHAGTVLNPLEIGVLASLRRAYVSVHRKPLVAIVSTGDELSDFHEPYTSFKAMSSNLYALAAQVKETGGTPLCMGIVKDDIEALQAILDDACHADAIITSGGSSKGKYDLIHQTFQDMDVNIRFSNRSEKPGKPTLFGTRGHTLFFSLPGNPYASMLSFDQLVKPALYKMMGHPDVFKVYCRLNGHFSGIDTFSERNAKSAERKGRAPHVLLGKTS, from the coding sequence ATGACCGACCTGAAAAAGGCACAACACCTGATATTGAAATCCACCCCGGTTCTGGGCAAAGAAAGCGTCCCGGTTCTGGACGCCTTGAAACGGGTGCTGGTGCAGGATATCACTGCCATGGAAGCATTACCGGCAGCCGACATATCCGCCCTGGACGGATATGCCGTCCGGTACGCGGACCTCTTCCCAGGTGCTTCACCCAACACTCACCCCATTTGGATCGCCGGAGAATCCCGGGCCGGCAGCCCCTATGACAGAACGGTCAATGAAAACCAGGCCATCCGCATCACGACCGGGGCCCTGATTCCGGACGGAGCGGATACAATCATCAAACAGGAAGATGCCATTGAAGAAGCGGGTGCCCTCATCTGTATCCGCCGGCCCGGTTATGGGGAAGGCATCCGGTTCCGGGGGGAATCGATGCAGAAAGGGGATGTAATCCTTCATGCGGGCACTGTGCTCAATCCCCTTGAAATCGGTGTCCTGGCAAGCCTGAGACGGGCCTATGTGTCGGTTCACCGAAAGCCGTTGGTGGCGATTGTCTCCACAGGCGATGAACTGTCGGATTTCCATGAACCCTATACCTCGTTCAAGGCCATGAGTTCCAATCTCTACGCTCTGGCCGCACAGGTGAAGGAAACAGGGGGAACGCCCCTGTGCATGGGGATTGTCAAAGACGACATCGAGGCATTGCAGGCCATACTGGATGATGCCTGTCACGCCGATGCCATCATTACGTCCGGGGGGTCGTCCAAAGGAAAATATGACTTAATCCATCAAACCTTTCAAGACATGGACGTCAATATTCGGTTTTCCAACCGTTCCGAAAAACCCGGCAAACCCACACTGTTCGGAACCCGGGGCCATACCCTGTTTTTCAGCCTGCCGGGAAATCCCTATGCATCCATGCTTTCCTTTGATCAGCTGGTCAAGCCGGCATTGTACAAAATGATGGGACACCCGGATGTGTTCAAGGTGTATTGCCGGTTGAACGGCCATTTCTCAGGCATTGACACATTTTCCGAGCGAAACGCCAAATCTGCTGAAAGAAAAGGCCGCGCCCCTCATGTGCTTCTGGGGAAGACATCCTGA